In Erigeron canadensis isolate Cc75 chromosome 6, C_canadensis_v1, whole genome shotgun sequence, the following are encoded in one genomic region:
- the LOC122604367 gene encoding uncharacterized protein LOC122604367 has translation MLAGFSRTSVVADIIQNAEWKWPTSWLDLFPVLINIPNVQLSSLQDVYYWKDFKGKEVDFSSGMVWESVRSRKDEVQWYKAVWFSQMIPRHSFLMWLIFRRKLKTQDKIMRWSAGGNMNYNLVCDSLVTRHLAFLQNVQPKWDDITRWLVQRGNSNSAWTVIGKLLIAATSYFIWQERNSKLFSNKSRQVDQIRDLIASTVQLKLVTLRFKNIVMVNRFIEAWNLPRQLMVKRDED, from the exons ATGTTGGCTGGATTTAGTCGTACAAGTGTAGTGGCTGATATCATACAGAATGCAGAGTGGAAATGGCCAACTTCATGGTTAGATTTATTCCCcgttttaattaatatacctAATGTGCAATTATCATCTCTTCAGGATGTATATTATTGGAAGGACTTCAAGGGAAAAGAGGTAGATTTCTCATCTGGTATGGTTTGGGAATCGGTGAGGAGTCGAAAAGATGAGGTGCAATGGTATAAAGCTGTTTGGTTTTCACAGATGATCCCAAGACACTCATTCCTTATGTGGCTTATCTTTAGGAGGAAATTGAAAACCCAAGACAAAATAATGAGATGGAGTGCTGGTGGAAATATGAATTACAATCTTGTTTGCGACA GTTTGGTAACAAGACATTTAGCTTTCTTGCAAAACGTCCAACCAAAATGGGATGATATTACAAGATGGCTCGTTCAAAGAGGCAACTCGAATTCAGCTTGGACGGTTATTGGCAAGTTGTTGATAGCTGCTACTTCTTATTTTATTTGGCAAGAGCGCAATTCCAAATTATTCTCCAATAAATCGAGGCAAGTAGATCAAATTCGAGACTTGATAGCCTCAACAGTTCAATTGAAACTTGTTACTTTACGTTTCAAGAATATTGTCATGGTAAACCGGTTTATTGAAGCATGGAATCTTCCGAGACAACTTATGGTGAAGCGTGATGAAGATTAG